The Streptomyces sp. NBC_01142 genomic interval CCCGGTTCGCTCGGCTTCTCCTCGATCGACCCGGACCAGGCGTTCAACACCGCCGCGTCCTTTGTCGCCAACACCAACTGGCAGTCGTACTACGGCGAGCAGGCCATGGGCCATGTCGTGCAGACCGGCGGCCTTGCGGTGCAGAACTTCGTGTCGGCCGCCGTCGGTATCGCTGTCGCGGTGGCTCTGGTACGGGGTTTTGCCCGCTCCCGCACCGGTGAGCTCGGCAACTTCTGGTCCGACCTGGTGCGCGGTACCGTCCGGATCCTGATCCCGGTCTCGGTGATCGGGGCGATCGTGCTGGTCGCGTGCGGTGCGATCCAGAACTTCGCCGGCATCCACGAGGTCGGCCAGTTCACGGGCGGCACCCAGCAGTGGAACGGCGGCGCGGTCGCCTCGCAGGAGGCCATCAAGGAGCTGGGCACCAACGGCGGCGGCTACTTCAATGCCAACTCCGCCCACCCCTTCGAGAACCCGAACCCGCTCTCGAACCTCTTCGAGATCTTCCTGATCCTGCTGATCCCGTTCGCGCTGACCCGCACGTTCGGCAAGATGGTCGGCTCCCTCAGGCAGGGGTACGCGATCCTCGCCGCGATGGGCGCGATCTGGATCGGCCTCACGGCGCTGATGATGTGGACCGAGTTCCATCACGGCGGCCCGGCGTTCGACATCGCCGGCGGTGCGATGGAGGGCAAGGAGACCCGCTTCGGGATCGGCGGCTCGTCGATCTTCGCGGTGGCCACCACGCTCACCTCGACGGGTGCGGTCAATTCCTTCCACTCCTCGTTCACCGGCTTCGGCGGCGGTATCACCATGCTGGGCATGCAGCTCGGCGAGATCGCGCCCGGCGGTGTGGGCTCCGGCCTCTACGGCATGCTGATCATGGCGATCATCGCGGTGTTCATCGCGGGCCTGATGGTCGGCCGCACCCCGGAGTATCTGGGCAAGAAGATCGGCACCCGCGAGATAAAGCTGGCGGCCTGCTACATCCTCATCACCCCGGCGCTGGTGCTCTGCTTCACGGCCGCGGCGATGGCGCTGCCCACTCCCGTCACGTCGATGACCAACTCGGGGGCGCACGGCTTCTCCGAGATCCTGTACGCCTACACCTCGGGTGCCAACAACAACGGCTCGGCGTTCGCGGGTCTGAACGCGGACACGCAGTGGTTCAACACCACCATCGGTCTGGCGATGCTGCTCGGCCGGTTCCTCCCGATGGTGTTCGTCCTGGCGCTGGCCGGCTCGCTCGCCGAGCAGAAGCCCGTCCCGGCCACTGCGGGCACCCTGCGCACGGAGAAGCCGCTGTTCACCGGGCTGCTGGTCGGCACGATCCTGATCATCACCGGTCTGACCTACTTCCCGGCCCTGGCGCTGGGTCCGCTCGCCGAAGGGCTCGCGTCATGAGTCCCGACATCAAGAAGCTCGAGGAGCCCGGCTCCATGTCCACCGCCACTTCGACCCGGGCGCCGCACAGCGACGTGCCCACCGGTCACAAACCCGACAGTGCACGTGTGGGCGGGGGGCTGTTCGACCCCAGGCAGCTGCTGAAGTCCTTCCCGGACGCGATGCGCAAGCTCGACCCGCGGGTGATGGTCAAGTCGCCTGTGATGTTCGTGGTCCTGATCGGCTCGGTCGTCACCACCGTGCTGGCGCTGAAGGACCCGACGGACTGGTTCGGCTGGGCGATAGCCGGCTGGCTGTGGCTGACCACGATCTTCGCCAACCTGGCGGAGGCGGTGGCCGAGGGCCGCGGCAAGGCCCAGGCCGACACCCTGCGCAAGGCGAAGACCGACACCGTCGCGCGCCGCATGGCCGGCGCGACCGAGGAGCGGGTGCCGGGCACCGAGCTGCGCATCGGTGATCTGGTGGTCTGTGAGGCGGGCGACATCATCCCCGGCGACGGTGACGTCGTCGAAGGTGTGGCGTCGGTCGACGAGTCGGCCATCACCGGTGAGTCCGCTCCGGTGATCCGTGAGTCGGGCGGTGACCGCAGCGCGGTCACCGGCGGTACGAAGGTCCTCTCCGACCGGATCGTCGTCAAGATCACGACGAAGCCGGGCGAGACGTTCATCGACCGCATGATCGCTCTGGTCGAGGGCGCGGCCCGGCAGAAGACGCCGAACGAGATCGCGCTGAACATCCTGCTCGCGTCGCTCACGATCGTCTTCCTGCTGGCGGTCGTCACGCTGCAGCCGTTCGCGATCTACGCCAAGGCCGAGCAGTCGATGATCGTGCTGACCGCTCTGCTGGTCTGTCTGATCCCGACCACCATCGGGGCGCTGCTGTCCGCGATCGGGATCGCCGGAATGGACCGGCTCGTGCAGCGCAACGTCCTGGCGATGTCCGGTCGTGCGGTCGAGGCGGCGGGCGATGTGTCGACGCTGCTGCTCGACAAGACCGGCACGATCACCCTCGGCAACCGCCAGGCCGCCGAGTTCGTCCCGGTCAAGGGCACCACCGAGGCCGCACTGGCGGACGCCGCCCAGCTCTCCTCACTCGCCGACGAAACACCCGAGGGCCGCTCGATCGTCGTCCTGGCGAAGGAGAAGTACGGCCTGCGCGAGCGCCACCAGGGCGAGCTCGAGGGCGCCGACTGGGTACCCTTCACCGCCCAGACCCGCATGTCGGGCGTCGACCTGGTCGAAAACGGCGCCGGGCGCAAGGTACGCAAGGGCGCGACCGGATCGGTCGTGGCCTGGGTGAAGGAGCGGGGCGGCAGTGTCTCCCCGGACGCGCAGACGCTCACCGACCGGATTTCCCAGGCCGGCGGCACGCCGCTGCTCGTCGCGGTCGAGGACGACAAGGGCGCCCGGGTCCTGGGGGTCATCCACCTCAAGGACGTCGTCAAGGACGGCATGCGGGAGCGGTTCGACGAGCTGCGCCGCATGGGCATCAAGACGGTCATGATCACGGGTGACAACCCGCTGACCGCGCGTGCCATCGCGCAGGAGGCCGGCGTGGACGACTTCCTTGCCGAGGCCACCCCCGAGGACAAGATGGCGCTGATCAAACGCGAGCAGGCCGGCGGCAAGCTCGTCGCGATGACCGGCGACGGCACCAACGACGCACCCGCGCTCGCCCAGGCGGACGTCGGCGTGGCCATGAACACCGGCACCTCGGCCGCCAAGGAGGCCGGGAACATGGTGGACCTGGACTCCAACCCGACCAAGCTCATCGAGATCGTCGAGATCGGCAAGCAACTCCTGATCACCAGGGGTGCGCTCACGACCTTCTCGATCGCCAACGACGTGGCGAAGTACTTCGCGATCATCCCCGCGATGTTCGCCGTCGTCCACCCGGGCCTGGACAAGCTCAACATCATGAACCTGTCCTCGCCCCAGTCCGCGATCCTCTCGGCGGTCATCTTCAACGCGCTGATCATCATCGCGCTGGTGCCGCTCGCCCTCAAGGGCGTGCGCTACCGGCCGACCAGCGCCGACAAGATGCTCCGCCGCAACCTGGGGATCTACGGGCTCGGCGGCCTGATCGCCCCGTTCATCGGCATCAAGCTCATCGACCTGCTCATCTCCCTCATCCCCGGAATCGGCTGATCGCCATGAACAACTCCGTAGGAAGCACCGCACGGCTCATCGGGGCCGGGCTGCGCGCCCTCCTCGTCCTGACCCTGATCTGCGGCGTGATCTACCCGCTGGCCGTCACCGGCGTTGCACAGGCCCTGTTCAACGACAAGGCCAACGGCTCCGAGATCAAGTCCGGGGGCAAGGTCGTCGGCTCCGAACTCATCGGCCAGACCTACAACCTGCCGAAGAAGAACCCCGACGACGCGGAGGAGGCCGCCCGCCCGGACCTGAAGTGGTTCCAGCCGCGCCCGTCCAACGGCCTGGGCTCCAACAGCGTCAACACCCAGTACTCGCTGATCCTGTCCGGCGCGACCAACCGGTCCGGCGACAACAAAGAGCTGATCCAGTGGGTCACCGACGCCAAGGCCGCCGTCGTCCAGGACAACAAGGCCAACGGCTACACACCCAAGCCCTCGGACGTGCCGGCCGACGCCGTCACCTCCTCCGGCTCCGGCCTGGACCCCCACATCTCCCCGCAGTACGCCAAGCTCCAGGTCCACCGGGTCGCCGAGAAGAACCACCTCGACGTCAAGCAGGTCGACAAGCTCGTCAAGGACAACACCGACGACCGGATCCTCGGCTTCATCGGCGAACCCCGGGTCAACGTCCTCCAGCTCAACATCGCACTCAAGGAGCTCGTCGCGAAGGGCTGACGTACCGCCGACCGGGCTGCGGCCCGTGGTGGTTCCGGGGTTCCGGGCCACTGCGGGACGCATCGGTGTCGCCCAGTGCGTCGGTGTACTCCCGTACGGATGAGGGCCGGGCGGCCCGCCCGGCCCCGTTCCGACGGGCATCAGAATCGCGTCAATACCCAGCTGACGGCCGTACCGTGTCCGATTTGTCGAAAAGGCTGGCCGTATGGTCGGCGGAGCATTTGCAGCTGTTTTCTGAAAGACAATGAGGCCATGGCACGCGGCAAGCTTCGGATCTACCTCGGTGCGGCACCCGGCGTCGGCAAGACCTACGCGATGCTCTCCGAGGCGCACCGCCGCGTCGAGCGGGGCACCGACTGCGTCGTGGCCTTCGTGGAGCACCACGGACGCACCCGCACCGAAGTGATGCTGCACGGCCTGGAGCAGATCCAGCGCCGCGAGCTCGCCTACCGCGGCACCGTCTTCACCGAAATGGACATCGACGCGGTACTCGAGCGCCGCCCCGCTGTCGCTCTTGTGGACGAACTCGCCCACACCAATGTCCCCGGCTCGCGCAACGCCAAGCGGTGGCAGGACATCGAGGAACTGCTCGCGGCCGGCATCGACGTCATATCCACGGTCAACATCCAGCACCTCGAGTCACTCGGCGACGTGGTCGACTCGATCACGGGTGTACGCCAGCGGGAGACCGTCCCCGACGAGGTCGTCCGCCGGGCGGACCAGATCGAGCTGGTCGACATGTCGCCCCAGGCGCTCCGCCGCCGGATGGCGCACGGAAACATCTACAAGTCCGACAAGGTCGACGCGGCCCTGTCCAACTACTTCCGCCCCGGAAACCTCACCGCCCTGCGTGAGCTGGCCCTGCTCTGGGTCGCCGACCGGGTCGACGAATACCTCCAGCAGTACCGCGGCGAGCACAACATCCGCTCCACCTGGCAGGCCCGTGAGCGCATTGTCGTCGGCCTCACCGGCGGACCCGAGGGCCGCACTCTCATCCGCCGCGCCTCCCGGATGGCCGCCAAGGGCTCCGGCAGCGAGATCCTCGCCGTCTACATCGCCCGCAGCGACGGACTGACCTCCGCGTCGCCCAAGGAGCTGGCGGTCCAGCGCACCCTGGTCGAGGACCTCGGAGGCACCTTCCACCACGTCATAGGCGACGACGTTCCGGCGTCCCTGCTGGAATTCGCGCGCGGCGTCAACGCCACCCAGATCGTGCTCGGCTCCAGCCGCCGCAAGACCTGGCAGTACATCTTCGGCCCCGGCGTCGGCGCGACCGTCGCCCGCGACTCCGGGCCGGACCTCGACGTCCACATCGTCACGCACGACGAGGCGGGCAAGGGCCGGGGACTGCCCGTCGCCCGTGGCGCCCGCCTCGGCCGCTCCCGGATCGTCGCCGGCTGGCTGGTCGGCGTCGCCGGGCCCGTACTGCTGGCGCTGCTGCTCACCCACGTCGACGCGGATCTCGGCCTGGCCAACGACATGCTGCTGTTCCTGTCGCTGACCGTCGCTTCGGCCCTGCTCGGCGGACTGCTTCCGTCCCTGGCCTCCGCCGCCTTCGGTTCCCTCCTCCTGAACTACTACTTCGCGCCGCCGCTGCACCAGTTCACGATCTCCGACCCCAAGAACATCGTCGCGATCACGGTCTTCTTCGGCGTGGCCATGTCGGTGGCCTCTGTCGTGGACCTGGCCGCCCGCCGCACCCACCAGGCCGCCCGGCTGCGCGCCGAGTCCGAGATCCTCTCCTTCCTGGCCGGCAGCGTGCTGCGCGGCGAGACCACGCTGGACGCCCTGCTGGAGCGGGTCCGCGAGACGTTCGCCATGGAGTCCGTGGCGCTGCTGGAGCGGCAGAGCGATGTCGAGCCCTGGACCTGCGCGGGCAGCGTCGGCCCCAGCTCCGTGACCCGCCCCGAGGACGCGGACGTGGACATGCCGGTCGGCGACGACATGGCGCTGGCCCTCTCCGGCCGTGTCCTGCCCGCCGAGGACCGCCGGGTGCTGGCCGCCTTCGCCGCCCAGGCCGCCGTCGTACTCGACCGTCAGCGGCTGGTCGGGCAGGCGGAGGAGGCCCGCAGGCTCGCCGAGGGCAATCGCATCCGTACGGCACTGCTCGCCGCCGTCAGCCATGATCTGCGTACCCCGCTGGCCGCCATCAAGGCCGCCGTCTCCTCGCTCAGGTCCGACGACGTCGCCTGGTCCGAGGAGGACGAGGCCGAACTGCTCGAAGGGATCGAGAACGGCGCCGACCGCCTCGCCCATCTCGTCGGGAACCTCCTCGACATGTCCCGGCTGCAGACGGGCACCGTCACCCCGCTGATCCGTGAGACCGACCTCGACGAGGTGGTCCCGATGGCGCTCGTCGGCGTACCGGACGACAGCGTCGGGCTGGACATTCCCGAGACGCTGCCCATGGTGGCCGTCGACCGGGGCCTGCTGGAGCGGGCGGTGGCCAACATCGTCGAGAACGCCGTCAAGTACAGCCCGGACGCGACACCCGTCACCGTGGCCGCGAGCGCGCTCGGCGAGCGCGTCGAGCTACGGGTCGTGGACCGTGGCCCCGGAGTGCCCGATGACGTGAAGGAACGGATTTTTGAACCGTTCCAGCGCTACGGTGACGCTCCACGCGGCGCCGGAGTCGGCCTCGGCCTCGCGGTCGCGCGCGGCTTCGTGGAAGCCATGGGCGGCACCCTCACCGCCGAGGACACCCCCGGCGGCGGCATGACCATGGTCCTCACGCTCAACGTGGCGCCCGGACACGCTCCGGTCAGCCCCGACCTTCCTGCCCGGGTCACCTCATGACCGGGACGACGGCACCATCGGCGACATCGGCAGCGACATCAGCAGTGGCATCAGTACAGAAAGGCAGGCCCGCAATGACCCGGGTGCTCGTGGTCGACGACGAGCCGCAGATCGTGCGCGCCCTCGTGATCAACCTGAAGGCGCGCAAGTACGAGGTGGACGCGGCCCCCGACGGTGCGACCGCGCTCCAGCTGGCCGCGGCCCGGCACCCCGACGTCATCGTTCTCGACCTCGGTCTGCCCGACATGGACGGTGTCGAGGTGATCAAGGGGCTGCGCGGCTGGACCCGCGTCCCGATCCTGGTGCTCTCCGCCCGCCACACCTCCGACGAGAAGGTCGAGGCGCTCGACGCCGGAGCCGACGACTACGTGACCAAGCCCTTCGGCATGGACGAGCTGCTGGCCCGGCTGCGCGCCGCGGTCCGCCGGGCCGAGCCGCTCGGCGGCGGTGAGGACGACGTCGTGATGGTCGAGACCGAGGGCTTCACCGTCGATCTCGCGGCGAAAAAGGTGCACCGGGACGGACGTGACGTACGCCTTACCCCGACCGAGTGGCATCTGCTGGAGGTTCTCGTACGCAACACCGGCCGGCTGGTCAGCCAGAAGCAGCTGCTTCAGGAGGTCTGGGGGCCCTCCTACGGCACGGAGACCAACTATCTGCGGGTCTACATGGCCCAGCTGCGCCGCAAGCTGGAGGCCGATCCCTCGCACCCCAAGCACTTCGTCACGGAGCCCGGCATGGGATACCGCTTCGAACGTTGATCCGGTACGGGTGGTGGCCGGTACGCTTTCGGTATGAGCGCTGTACCCCGTTCCGAGAAGCCGGACAAGTCGGCAAAGCCCGCCGGCCGCTTCCGCCGTATGCTCGACCGGCTGTCCACCTCCCAGGAGGACCTCGAGTCCGAGGAGCTCCAGGAGGATGCGGAGGCATCGGGGTGTATCCGCATTGCCGAGTGCAGTGACCGCCAGATAGTAAGGGTGACTGGTACTTTGCGCACGGTCACCCTGCGTCCGCGCGCGGGCGTGCCCGCGCTGGAGGCGGAGCTCTTCGACGGTACGGCCCCGCTGGACGTCGTCTGGCTCGGCCGGCGCTCCATAGTGGGCATCGAACCGGGCCGCAGGCTCATAGCCTCGGGCCGGATATCCATGAGCCACGGCCGCCGTGTGCTGTTCAATCCCAAATACGAACTCCGACCGCTCGGACAGGAGTAGCCGGTGACGTCTCTCGACAAGCCGACCACCACGACGAACGACCAGCAGCAGCCGGACAGCCACGACGCCAAAGCCGTCACGGAGGCTGCGCTGTTCGAAGCCTTCGGCGGCGTGCGCGGCATGGTGGAGACGGTCCTGCCCGGACTGCTCTTCGTCACGATCTTCACGATCAACAAGGACCTCCATATCGCGGCCGTCGCGGCCCTGGCGGTCTCGGTGCTGCTCGTCGCGGTCCGGTTGATCCGCAGGGACACCGTCAAGCACGCCTTCAGTGGCGTCTTCGGGGTGGCCTTCGGCGTCGTCTTCGCGATGATGACCGGCAACGCCAAGGACTTCTATCTGCCGGGCATGATCTACACCCTCGGCCTGGCCCTCGCGTACATCGTGACGACGATCGCGGGCGTCCCGCTGATCGGCCTGATCCTCGGTCCGGTCTTCAAGGAGAACCTCTCCTGGCGGACGCGTAACCCCGGCAGGAAGAAGGCCTACGCCAAGGCCAGCTGGGCCTGGGGCCTGATCCTGCTCGCCAAGTGCGCGATCCTTTTCCCGCTCTACTGGTGGGCCGACACCGCTCAGCTCGGCTGGGTGCTGGTGGCGCTGAAGATCCCGCCGTTCCTGCTCGCGGTGTACCTGACCTGGGTGTTCCTGGCGAAGGCGCCGCCGCCCATCGATGTCTTCGCCGAGATGGAGGCCGAGGAGCGCGCCGAGAAGGAGCGCGAGGCGGCCGCCCGGCGGAGCGAGGGGTAAGCACCACGTACGCGAGGGGCCCAGGACCGCATGCGGTCCTGGGCCCCTCGCGTACGTCTCCCGAGCGTCAGCTCGAGGGCTCCTCCTCGCGGCGGACCGAGAGCAGGTCCTCCAGCTGCTCCTCGCGGGCCTGGGCAGCGACGAACAGCAGCTCGTCGCCCGCCTCCAGCGTCTCCTCGGAGCTCGGCGTCAGCACCCGTGAACCGCGGATGATCGTGACCAGCGTGGTGTCCTCCGGCCACGCCACATCGCCGACCGAGGTGCCGGCCAGCGCCGACTCCGGGGGCAGCGTCAGCTCGACCAGGTTCGCGTCGCCGTGACTGAAGCGGAGCAGCCGTACGAGATCGCCGACGCTCACCGCCTCCTCCACCAGCGCCGACATCAGACGCGGGGTGGAGACCGCCACATCGACGCCCCACGACTCGTTGAAGAGCCATTCGTTCTTGGGGTTGTTGACCCGGGCCACCACCCGCGGCACCCCGTACTCGGTCTTCGCGAGCAGCGAGACGACCAGATTGACCTTGTCGTCACCGGTTGCCGCGATCACGACGTTGCAGCGCTGCAGCGCCGCCTCGTCCAGCGAAGTGATCTCGCACGCGTCCGCCAGCAGCCACTCGGCCTGTGGCACCCGCTCCACCGAGATGGCGGTCGGCGCCTTGTCGACCAGGAGCACCTCGTGCCCGTTCTCCAGCAGCTCGGCCGCGATGGAACGGCCCACCGCGCCGGCGCCCGCAATAGCGACCCGCATCAGTGACCGCCCTCCTCAGGGCCCTCGGCGAAGGCCGCCTCGACCTTCTCGATCTCGTCCGTACGCATCATCACGTGGACGAGATCGCCCTCCTGCAGCACGGTCTGCGACGTCGGCAGCACCGCTTCGCCCAGCCGGGTGAGGAAGGCGACGCGCACGCCGGTCTCCTCCTGGAGGGTGCTGACTTTGTGACCGATCCAGGAGGCCGCGGTGTGTACTTCGGCAAGCTGTACGCCGCCGCTCGGATCGCGCCACAGCGGCTCCGAGCCGGACGGCAGCAGCCGCCGGAGCATCTGGTCGGCGGTCCAGCGGACCGTGGCGACGGTTGGGATGCCCAGGCGCTGGTACACCTCGGCGCGCCGCGGGTCGTAGATCCGGGCCGCGACATTCTCGATGCCGAACATCTCGCGCGCCACCCGGGCGGCGATGATGTTGGAGTTGTCGCCGCTGCTGACCGCGGCGAAGGCGCCGGCATCCTCGATCCCGGCTTCGCGCAGCGTGTCCTGGTCGAAACCGACCCCGGTGACGCGGCGGCCGCCGAACCCGGAGCCCAAGCGGCGGAAGGCCGTGGGGTCCTGGTCGACGACGGCGACCGTGTGCCCCTGCTGCTCCAGGGTCTGCGCGAGAGCGGCTCCCACTCGCCCGCATCCCATGATGACGATGTGCACGACCGTCCTTCCGGCTGTCAATGGTCTTTGCTCAGGCTTAACAGGGTCTCAGACCGCTGCCCAAGCTACACACACGCGGTCCGCCCCGGGACCCCTGCGTGACGGGAGCGGGAGATTCCGCGCAGGAAGGGGGGTGGTGGGTGGGCCTGGCCGATTCCGAACGCTTACGATCCTCTGCGTGCCCAAACTGACCGACGTGCCCAAACGGATCCTGATCGGGCGGGCGCTGCGCAGCGACCGACTGGGGGAAACGCTCCTCCCCAAGCGCATCGCCCTCCCCGTCTTTGCCTCCGACCCGCTCTCCTCGGTGGCGTACGCGCCGGGTGAAGTCCTTCTGGTGCTCTCCATCGCGGGTGTGTCGGCCTATCACTTCAGCCCGTGGATCGCGGTTGCCGTCGTGGTGCTGATGTTCACCGTGGTCGCCTCCTACCGGCAGAACGTGCACGCCTACCCGAGCGGTGGCGGCGACTACGAGGTCGCCAACACCAACCTCGGGCCCAGGGCCGGTCTCACCGTCGCCAGCGCCCTGCTGGTCGACTACGTCCTCACGGTGGCCGTGTCGATCTCCTCCGGAGTGGAGAACCTCGGCTCCGCGATCCCCTTCGTCGTCGAGCACAAGGTTCTCTGCGCCATCGGGATAATCGTGCTCCTGACGCTGATGAACCTGCGCGGCGTGAAGGAGTCGGGCAAGCTCTTCGCCATCCCGACATACGTCTTCGTCGCGGGCGTGTTCATCATGATCGCCTGGGGTGCCTACAAGGGCCTCGTCCTCGACGACACGATGAAGGCACCGACCGCCGACTTCACCATCAAGGCGGAGCAGGAGGGCCTGGCAGGCTTCGCCCTGCTCTTCCTGCTGCTGCGGGCCTTCTCCTCCGGCTGTGCGGCCCTGACGGGTGTCGAGGCGATCAGCAACGGCGTCCCGGCCTTCCGCAAGCCGAAGAGCAAGAACGCCGCGACCACGCTGCTGCTGATGGGCGGCCTCGCCGTCACCATGTTCTGCGGCATCATCGGCCTGGCCATGGCCACCGATGTGAAGATGGCCGAGCAGCCGGCGCACGATCTGCTCCAGAACGGCACCCCGGTGGGCGACGACTATGTCCAGGACCCGGTGATCTCCCAGGTGGCTGCCGCCGTCTTCGGTGACGGGACGTTCTTCTTCATCGTGCTCGCCGCCGCCACCGCGCTGGTGCTGTTCCTGGCCGCCAACACGGCGTACAACGGCTTCCCGCTGCTCGGTTCGATCCTCGCGCAGGACCGCTACCTGCCGCGCCAGCTGCACACCCGCGGCGACCGGCTCGCCTTCTCCAACGGCATCGTGCTGCTGGCCGGCGCCGCCATCCTGCTGGTCTGGGTCTACGGCGCCGACTCCACCAAGCTGATCCAGCTGTACATCGTCGGTGTCTTCGTCTCCTTCACGCTCAGCCAGACCGGCATGGTGCGGCACTGGAACCGCCATCTGAAGACCGAGAAGGACGCTGCCAAGCGCCGCCACATGATCCGCTCCCGCGCGATCAACACCTTCGGAGCCTTCTTCACCGGCCTGGTGCTCGTCGTCGTACTCGCCACCAAGTTCACGCACGGCGCCTGGGTGGCGCTGCTGGGCATGGTGATCTTCTACGGGACGATGTCCGCGATCCGCAGGCACTACGACCGGGTGTCGGAGGAGATCGCGGCTCCGGACGAGCCGAGCGACGACACCGTGCGCCCCTCACGTGTGCACGCGATCGTGCTGGTCTCCAAGATCCACCGGCCGACCCTGCGTGCCCTCGCCTACGCCAAGCTGATGCGCGTCGACAAACTCGAGGCGCTCAGCATCAGCGTGGACGCC includes:
- a CDS encoding DUF3159 domain-containing protein: MTSLDKPTTTTNDQQQPDSHDAKAVTEAALFEAFGGVRGMVETVLPGLLFVTIFTINKDLHIAAVAALAVSVLLVAVRLIRRDTVKHAFSGVFGVAFGVVFAMMTGNAKDFYLPGMIYTLGLALAYIVTTIAGVPLIGLILGPVFKENLSWRTRNPGRKKAYAKASWAWGLILLAKCAILFPLYWWADTAQLGWVLVALKIPPFLLAVYLTWVFLAKAPPPIDVFAEMEAEERAEKEREAAARRSEG
- a CDS encoding potassium-transporting ATPase subunit C, translated to MNNSVGSTARLIGAGLRALLVLTLICGVIYPLAVTGVAQALFNDKANGSEIKSGGKVVGSELIGQTYNLPKKNPDDAEEAARPDLKWFQPRPSNGLGSNSVNTQYSLILSGATNRSGDNKELIQWVTDAKAAVVQDNKANGYTPKPSDVPADAVTSSGSGLDPHISPQYAKLQVHRVAEKNHLDVKQVDKLVKDNTDDRILGFIGEPRVNVLQLNIALKELVAKG
- the kdpA gene encoding potassium-transporting ATPase subunit KdpA, yielding MSPVLAGVLQLLALIAALALAYRPLGDYMAGVYSSTRHLRVEKWIYRAIGANPNAEMRWPAYLRGVLAFSAVGVLFLYVLQRMQGSLPGSLGFSSIDPDQAFNTAASFVANTNWQSYYGEQAMGHVVQTGGLAVQNFVSAAVGIAVAVALVRGFARSRTGELGNFWSDLVRGTVRILIPVSVIGAIVLVACGAIQNFAGIHEVGQFTGGTQQWNGGAVASQEAIKELGTNGGGYFNANSAHPFENPNPLSNLFEIFLILLIPFALTRTFGKMVGSLRQGYAILAAMGAIWIGLTALMMWTEFHHGGPAFDIAGGAMEGKETRFGIGGSSIFAVATTLTSTGAVNSFHSSFTGFGGGITMLGMQLGEIAPGGVGSGLYGMLIMAIIAVFIAGLMVGRTPEYLGKKIGTREIKLAACYILITPALVLCFTAAAMALPTPVTSMTNSGAHGFSEILYAYTSGANNNGSAFAGLNADTQWFNTTIGLAMLLGRFLPMVFVLALAGSLAEQKPVPATAGTLRTEKPLFTGLLVGTILIITGLTYFPALALGPLAEGLAS
- the kdpB gene encoding potassium-transporting ATPase subunit KdpB — encoded protein: MSPDIKKLEEPGSMSTATSTRAPHSDVPTGHKPDSARVGGGLFDPRQLLKSFPDAMRKLDPRVMVKSPVMFVVLIGSVVTTVLALKDPTDWFGWAIAGWLWLTTIFANLAEAVAEGRGKAQADTLRKAKTDTVARRMAGATEERVPGTELRIGDLVVCEAGDIIPGDGDVVEGVASVDESAITGESAPVIRESGGDRSAVTGGTKVLSDRIVVKITTKPGETFIDRMIALVEGAARQKTPNEIALNILLASLTIVFLLAVVTLQPFAIYAKAEQSMIVLTALLVCLIPTTIGALLSAIGIAGMDRLVQRNVLAMSGRAVEAAGDVSTLLLDKTGTITLGNRQAAEFVPVKGTTEAALADAAQLSSLADETPEGRSIVVLAKEKYGLRERHQGELEGADWVPFTAQTRMSGVDLVENGAGRKVRKGATGSVVAWVKERGGSVSPDAQTLTDRISQAGGTPLLVAVEDDKGARVLGVIHLKDVVKDGMRERFDELRRMGIKTVMITGDNPLTARAIAQEAGVDDFLAEATPEDKMALIKREQAGGKLVAMTGDGTNDAPALAQADVGVAMNTGTSAAKEAGNMVDLDSNPTKLIEIVEIGKQLLITRGALTTFSIANDVAKYFAIIPAMFAVVHPGLDKLNIMNLSSPQSAILSAVIFNALIIIALVPLALKGVRYRPTSADKMLRRNLGIYGLGGLIAPFIGIKLIDLLISLIPGIG
- a CDS encoding sensor histidine kinase KdpD — protein: MARGKLRIYLGAAPGVGKTYAMLSEAHRRVERGTDCVVAFVEHHGRTRTEVMLHGLEQIQRRELAYRGTVFTEMDIDAVLERRPAVALVDELAHTNVPGSRNAKRWQDIEELLAAGIDVISTVNIQHLESLGDVVDSITGVRQRETVPDEVVRRADQIELVDMSPQALRRRMAHGNIYKSDKVDAALSNYFRPGNLTALRELALLWVADRVDEYLQQYRGEHNIRSTWQARERIVVGLTGGPEGRTLIRRASRMAAKGSGSEILAVYIARSDGLTSASPKELAVQRTLVEDLGGTFHHVIGDDVPASLLEFARGVNATQIVLGSSRRKTWQYIFGPGVGATVARDSGPDLDVHIVTHDEAGKGRGLPVARGARLGRSRIVAGWLVGVAGPVLLALLLTHVDADLGLANDMLLFLSLTVASALLGGLLPSLASAAFGSLLLNYYFAPPLHQFTISDPKNIVAITVFFGVAMSVASVVDLAARRTHQAARLRAESEILSFLAGSVLRGETTLDALLERVRETFAMESVALLERQSDVEPWTCAGSVGPSSVTRPEDADVDMPVGDDMALALSGRVLPAEDRRVLAAFAAQAAVVLDRQRLVGQAEEARRLAEGNRIRTALLAAVSHDLRTPLAAIKAAVSSLRSDDVAWSEEDEAELLEGIENGADRLAHLVGNLLDMSRLQTGTVTPLIRETDLDEVVPMALVGVPDDSVGLDIPETLPMVAVDRGLLERAVANIVENAVKYSPDATPVTVAASALGERVELRVVDRGPGVPDDVKERIFEPFQRYGDAPRGAGVGLGLAVARGFVEAMGGTLTAEDTPGGGMTMVLTLNVAPGHAPVSPDLPARVTS
- a CDS encoding OB-fold nucleic acid binding domain-containing protein, whose protein sequence is MSAVPRSEKPDKSAKPAGRFRRMLDRLSTSQEDLESEELQEDAEASGCIRIAECSDRQIVRVTGTLRTVTLRPRAGVPALEAELFDGTAPLDVVWLGRRSIVGIEPGRRLIASGRISMSHGRRVLFNPKYELRPLGQE
- a CDS encoding TrkA family potassium uptake protein, which encodes MRVAIAGAGAVGRSIAAELLENGHEVLLVDKAPTAISVERVPQAEWLLADACEITSLDEAALQRCNVVIAATGDDKVNLVVSLLAKTEYGVPRVVARVNNPKNEWLFNESWGVDVAVSTPRLMSALVEEAVSVGDLVRLLRFSHGDANLVELTLPPESALAGTSVGDVAWPEDTTLVTIIRGSRVLTPSSEETLEAGDELLFVAAQAREEQLEDLLSVRREEEPSS
- a CDS encoding response regulator: MTRVLVVDDEPQIVRALVINLKARKYEVDAAPDGATALQLAAARHPDVIVLDLGLPDMDGVEVIKGLRGWTRVPILVLSARHTSDEKVEALDAGADDYVTKPFGMDELLARLRAAVRRAEPLGGGEDDVVMVETEGFTVDLAAKKVHRDGRDVRLTPTEWHLLEVLVRNTGRLVSQKQLLQEVWGPSYGTETNYLRVYMAQLRRKLEADPSHPKHFVTEPGMGYRFER